Proteins co-encoded in one Polyangiaceae bacterium genomic window:
- a CDS encoding protogloblin ApPgb: MTSIPGYTHGSSSLVRSPITLADFDRMQKSVLFDAEDVRYLHMSHDVVKDYVEEILDVWYGFVGSQPHLLASFTNPKDGQPIPKYLEAVRKRFGRWILDTASARYDQAWLDYQHEIGLRHHRTKKNQTDGADSTAIVPFRDLFALVFPVTFTLRPFLGKAGHSSADVERMYQAWLKACLLQVTLWSHPYVKDGDF; the protein is encoded by the coding sequence ATGACCTCGATCCCTGGTTACACCCACGGGAGCAGCAGCCTGGTGCGCTCTCCCATTACGCTCGCCGACTTTGATCGCATGCAAAAGAGCGTTTTGTTCGACGCCGAGGACGTGCGTTACCTGCACATGTCCCACGACGTGGTCAAAGACTACGTCGAAGAAATCCTAGATGTCTGGTACGGCTTCGTGGGGAGCCAGCCGCACTTGCTCGCCTCGTTCACCAACCCGAAGGATGGTCAACCGATACCGAAGTACCTCGAAGCCGTGAGGAAACGCTTCGGGCGCTGGATCCTGGACACTGCCAGCGCACGTTACGACCAAGCTTGGCTCGACTACCAACACGAGATCGGGTTGCGGCACCATCGCACCAAGAAGAACCAGACCGACGGCGCCGACTCCACGGCGATCGTGCCCTTCAGGGACTTGTTCGCCCTGGTCTTCCCGGTCACCTTCACTCTGCGTCCGTTCCTGGGCAAAGCGGGCCACTCATCTGCCGACGTCGAGCGGATGTACCAGGCTTGGCTCAAGGCTTGCCTGTTGCAGGTAACGCTGTGGAGCCACCCTTATGTGAAGGACGGAGACTTCTAG
- a CDS encoding winged helix-turn-helix transcriptional regulator: MSPKKRLPYFEQHSEPIEARIATGLHKIGLALKQQDWQQANQAGLSPTQGQILGLLVGEGPLTGSELSQRLGVTLPTISESVKVLVAKQLVVKKPDPRHPRASLLEPTKQGAVLGTTARAWPEFLAEAVGELNANEQQAFFAGVVKMIRGLQERGQVPLSGMCVTCTQFRPHVHKGKAPHHCALVDAPLAAAQLRIDCPEHERAEPAQREAVWARFCADA; this comes from the coding sequence ATGAGTCCGAAGAAGCGTTTGCCCTACTTCGAACAGCACTCGGAACCCATCGAGGCGCGAATTGCGACCGGGCTACACAAGATCGGGCTCGCCCTGAAGCAGCAGGATTGGCAGCAGGCGAATCAGGCCGGCCTCTCGCCGACCCAAGGACAAATCCTTGGGCTACTCGTCGGGGAGGGACCATTGACCGGCTCTGAGCTGAGTCAGCGCCTGGGGGTGACGCTGCCCACGATCAGCGAGTCCGTGAAGGTGTTGGTGGCGAAACAGCTCGTGGTGAAGAAGCCGGATCCGCGGCATCCGCGAGCGAGCTTGCTCGAGCCGACCAAGCAAGGCGCCGTGTTGGGGACGACCGCGCGCGCCTGGCCCGAGTTCCTAGCGGAAGCGGTTGGTGAGCTGAATGCCAACGAGCAGCAAGCGTTCTTCGCGGGAGTCGTGAAGATGATTCGAGGGCTGCAAGAGCGCGGCCAGGTGCCGCTGAGTGGAATGTGCGTGACCTGCACCCAATTTCGTCCGCATGTCCACAAGGGGAAGGCCCCACATCATTGCGCGCTCGTAGATGCTCCCCTCGCCGCAGCCCAACTGCGGATCGATTGCCCGGAGCATGAGCGCGCGGAGCCTGCCCAGCGTGAAGCCGTGTGGGCGCGCTTCTGCGCAGACGCTTAG
- a CDS encoding SRPBCC domain-containing protein, protein MFDIMHRLGVQASPRAVYDSLADCQRLSDWWTSDTTGDAEKGGVIHFRFGERGGFKMKVLEATPEKRVVWEVIEGPPEWVGTKVIWDLSPEGKGTTIRFKHAGWREQVDFMGHCSMKWGTFLMSLKQLHEAGKGAAFPNDVLISIDWD, encoded by the coding sequence ATGTTCGACATCATGCATCGCCTGGGTGTTCAGGCCTCGCCCCGTGCAGTTTATGATTCCCTCGCCGACTGCCAGCGCTTGAGCGACTGGTGGACTAGCGACACCACTGGCGACGCTGAGAAGGGCGGCGTGATCCACTTCCGCTTCGGCGAGCGAGGCGGCTTCAAGATGAAAGTGCTGGAAGCCACTCCAGAGAAGCGCGTGGTTTGGGAGGTGATCGAAGGTCCTCCGGAGTGGGTAGGCACGAAGGTGATTTGGGATCTCTCCCCCGAGGGCAAAGGCACCACGATTCGCTTCAAGCACGCCGGCTGGCGCGAGCAGGTCGACTTCATGGGTCACTGCAGCATGAAGTGGGGCACCTTCCTGATGAGCCTCAAGCAGCTGCACGAGGCTGGCAAGGGAGCGGCGTTTCCCAACGACGTGCTGATCAGCATCGACTGGGACTGA
- a CDS encoding VOC family protein — MKLNHTIVHCTDQARSALFLAELFGRPAPTRFGHFHVVTLDNDVSLDYMAVKPPIAAQHYAFLVSEEDFSAIFERIQARGLEYWADPALRRSGQINTHDGGRGVYFKDPDGHLMEALTVPYGGW, encoded by the coding sequence ATGAAGCTCAACCACACCATCGTCCACTGCACCGACCAAGCTCGCTCCGCGTTGTTCCTCGCGGAACTATTTGGGCGCCCAGCTCCCACCCGCTTCGGCCACTTCCACGTCGTGACCCTCGACAACGACGTGTCCCTCGACTACATGGCAGTCAAGCCGCCCATCGCAGCTCAGCACTACGCCTTCCTCGTCAGCGAAGAAGACTTCAGCGCGATCTTCGAGCGCATCCAAGCGCGAGGTCTCGAGTACTGGGCTGACCCCGCCCTGCGCCGCTCGGGACAAATCAACACCCACGACGGCGGTCGCGGTGTCTACTTCAAGGATCCCGATGGCCACCTGATGGAAGCGCTGACGGTGCCTTACGGTGGTTGGTAG